The Populus alba chromosome 6, ASM523922v2, whole genome shotgun sequence genomic interval ACAGAAAGCAAAACAAAGATTTGCTTGCTCTTTCATACTGAAAGCGACCCAGAAGAGTAAACGACAGTCAACAAATGCAAACCTTTTTCCAAAACCCATCCCCCTTGACCCCACATTGTTTAATCATGTTTAACAAGAGAAATAAAATGAGGAGGACAAATCGAAGACGGCTGCATGACCATTTCCACACTTTCTTCGTGGGGAGGATAAATTTTATCAGGATTGGAAATGAGCCGCAGCCTTCCTCTCTTTTGTCCCAGCCACTTAAAATCCTACCTTATCACCTCGCCTTTTCTCCATCGAGtacgagagaaaaaaaaagtattttctgaatATACTAGTGGCCATGTACAGTCTGCCTGTccaggattttttttggggtcaAATATGGAtacaattttgatttcaaatcatCTCATACAATCTACAATAAGTTATTTTAGGCGTCGTCCGATGTATGAAAAATCCCCTGCCTTCATTTaagcttttcaaaaaattccatattaaattgatttatatgtCATGCCTTAATTActctttttatcctttcatttatatataagtGATTTGTTAATGccttaacttgttttttatgtttttcaactattctttatataaaaatatattaaattaatgattttttcgatagtttttatatacaagttaaaaattaaaaaaataaaatcttgtaaaaaatcattaaatttttttaattaaaaattacatttgcAAAAATGTCACCAAACATGTGATGATTTTTACACACTATTGTATAGTAGGACGggaatttttaagatttttgattttttaaaaaaataaaaaattattttgatatatttttataaaaacaaaaacagtttaaaaacCGATCAATTGttacttcaaataaaacaaaaatgaaataataggCCGTCAGACATCCGAGGCAAATTGGGTAGGGCAAAAATTCCTGTCAgtcaaataaacaaaagaaccTTGATTCCCCACGTAAGCTGATCTGATTCCCCAAACCGAGGTTCCGCATATCGAAAGGAAGGCGTGGCCTCCAAGTTCCGAAAATCTACCTGACCCCACCCCCTCCAAGACTCTTTTCAACCGTCTGATCAGAATCTCATATCATCAAGACACAGCCTCCCTCCTCAACCAGTAAGAATTAAGGCTACTCAGATTAGTCCCCCAACTCTCATTTAATCTCTATATCAAAACCATTTTACAAAATTATGAAATAGCCTTCACCCCCTTCGAACCAAGCTCaatttgataaaacaaattattcaccaaaaattaattttattaattgacaCATTATAACTGGGCcaatttgaaatttaagaattttttaaccatctatttaagaataaaaaatatttataaatcaaattgaatacaCCTTTATAATGTTAGGACTAAATTCGATGTTTTCCAAATAAATAAGAACCATTCAACAGCCCCACCGCTCTCACTACTTAAACACCACAACCCCCTCTCCTCAATCgccgcctctctctctctctctctctctcacaaccCATCCAAAACCAATCTCTCCCTTTCTCCCTCTGAAAAAAATGGCAGGAACCGGAGTTGTGGCTGTCTACGGCAATGGAACAATAACAGAAACCAAAAAATCCCCATTCTCCGTTAAGGTAGGCCTAGCTCAAATGCTCAGAGGCGGGGTCATAATGGACGTGGTCACCGCTGAACAAGCCCGTATAGCCGAAGAAGCCGGAGCTTGCGCCGTCATGGCATTAGAACGAGTCCCCGCCGACATCCGTGCACAAGGTGGTGTGGCACGCATGAGCGACCCTCAGCTcatcaaagaaataaaacaagcagTGACCATCCCTGTCATGGCGAAAGCCCGAATCGGGCATTTCGTAGAAGCCCAAATCCTTGAGGCGATTGGTGTCGATTATGTTGACGAATCCGAGGTTCTTACACTGGCTGATGAAGACAATCACATTAACAAACATAACTTCCGCATCCCTTTTGTTTGCGGATGCCGGAATTTGGGTGAGGCCTTGAGGAGGATAAGGGAAGGGGCGGCAATGATTAGGACTAAAGGCGAGGCGGGCACGGGCAACGTTATTGAAGCTGTTAGGCATGTTAGGTCTGTGATGGGGGATATAAGGATGTTGAGAAATATGGATGATGATGAGGTTTTTACCTTTGCAAAGAAGATCGCTGCGCCTTATGATTTGGTTATGCAGACAAAGCAGCTCGGGAGGTTGCCTGTTGTGCAATTCGCAGCGGGTGGAGTAGCTACTCCTGCTGATGCAGCGTTGATGATGCAGTTGGGATGCGATGGGGTGTTTGTTGGGTCTGGGGTTTTTAAGAGTGGGGATCCGGTTAAGAGGGGGAGAGCTATCGTGCAGGCTGTTACCCATTATAGTGATCCTGAGTTGCTGGCTGAGGTGAGTTGTGGGCTTGGTGAGGCTATGGTGGGGCTTAATTTGAATGATAAGAAGGTGGAGAGGTTTGCTAGTCGGTCGGATTAGGAGGGGGGGTTTGGTGGTTTGTTGGGGGTGGCTCAAGGTGAGGTTCAAAGAAGTTGGTGCTTGATAGTAGTAATTTTATTAAGATTGTTGGTTTTTGGATTTGATGTTTTCGAGATTTTATAATTCTTGTACTTTGTTATGTTTTAGATGGTGTTACTATCTTGGGTAGCGTTGTTTATTTGTCAATGGTCAAATATATGGCACCTTTTATGTTCTATCTTtaattaatagcttattatCCCTTTGATCAGTTGATGGCTATTTGTTTTCTGTCTTTAACAATGATAATCTGGAAACTTATATGCTTATGTATGTGCTCCTTGATGTGGGACTGaggcatttttttttagctgtaaGTGAAGAGAAAGTGTTGTGATTACTGGTGTTTGGCTGCTTATTTTGGCTTCTTTGTTGTCCCAGTGCTCTTACTCTAAAGATTTGACAGTATGCACAACATCGACATAATTATTCTATTTTACTTCTGctgatttttctttgatttaaaaaattatgttaacttCGTTGATTCTTGTTAAAACAATCTCAGATAAACGCCAATGATTGATATCTGTGGACATGCTGCTGTTTTCTATTGAAGATTTGTTCCCTTGTCAAATTTAAGAAAGTTAAAACCAGGTGATTACTTGTATTGTTGATTCACTGACCTGTTCTTGGTCCTGGAGGTGTGACCATGCAGCTTGGAACTGCTGCATATCACTAAGAAACGAAAGAAAATCTTATTGTTTCCTTTGGTTTATTGGAGATTTAATATCACATATCACGCCATTATAGGCTGCATCTGGGCACAGATAGAGCTTCTTGAAACTAGCAAGTTCTTGCCCCCAAAAGgaccaaagaaaataaaataataaaataaaataattactgaGAATAGCTTacaattgtaaatttttttataccaaGTTGTTAGCAGTTTAAAGAGTCTGACTAGGAATGGTTTGGATATCTTCATAGTTGGTTGCTTTGCATCTCACCATGAATTCATTAGGAGGCAAGCCTTAGGAATCTCATGTGATTGCTTTATGCTTCATCTTTAAATTCGAATTTTGGCATGGATGACAAGATTAGAAATGCTCCTTTCCAGTGATAGATACCTTTTCACTCTCGTAGCATCTCGTGGAGGTGGTAAGAGCTTGTGATTATTCGAGACTTGAGAGATCTCAAGTTTTGGTCTTGTTACAGATATTTATATGTTATCGCTTGCGGAACTTGTAGCCCTGCTGAATGTTCCTGTTTGTCTTTCAATACATGCTTGCCTATTCAGCTGTTTGTAATGTTTTTCCCAATTTAGCAATTCTTTCCGATCGTTGTATGTAATCTTGCAGAAATATTTTCAGCAACGTAGATGGCGGAGAGCTTGCTGATTTTGTTTGATTGTATTTTCTGCAGCAGTCTTCTCTGATGTAGCTGTGTTCAAGTCATCCAAAAGCAGTCCACAAGCACTTGGCTACTTTGTGTATAATATTTGCCAAGTGCGGATCTTTTCAATTgcttttaccttttcttttcatccgATACTCGGAGCACCACAGAGACAATCCAATAAATGTCCCTTTCCTTGTTAGACTATTTATTCATGGTTTAATTCAACTCTTAAAGGCTCTAAGATCTTGTTTGATCTTGAAGGTTGATTTTTTAAGCATGTGGCATTCAATTATGTGGGCAAATGTGTCTTTTTCCTCATCTTTTGACAAGCCTGCATGATTCGTACCTGCCATTGGGAATGTTCATGCAATTTGACCTGTGATGGCTGTTATGATTTGGGATGCAGAGTGGGAAATGTGTTTTGTTTAACATGCTATTCTGTAGCCAGCATTAGATATTAGCAACGTCAAGAAATGCTTAAAAACGTCTGGGCTTTCTAGCCAAcattaccataaaaaaactgCCTCAAAACGCTCACAGATTTTGAGAGCGTATCGCATTATTTACCAATCAATCATCCTTGCCCACGGCTTGCAACAGTATGAGTAATTGAAGGAAGAAGTAGGAAACACCACCTATGGTTGCATATTGCAATTTTTCTGAACCCTCAACAGCTGGGAAATCACTAACTGCAGAACGATTGAATCCTCCAGCAAGCCATCCCAAGTTCTTGAATCCTCCAGCGTACAATTTCGAAGCTGCCATAATGGACCTGAGCCATCGCAACAAAGTAAAGCAAGGTGGCTATAGAACCGTATCTGTCACTTCATTTTGGGCTAGTAGCCTGTTTTAACAAAGATTTCTAAGAAACAAACAGCAATCTTTCTTACCTTAGTCCTTCACCACAAGCCACAAGAAGCTTGACATCTTTGTCAGGAACTTTGGCCTCCACTTGCTGGAGAAAATCAGGATTCATCGTGGTGAAATTTTGGCCAGTCCATAAGCCGATGTATCCAAAATGAACCCACTTCTTCAAAAGAGTTAAGGGACTGCTGTCCATGTCTTTGACAAAGAGTGGCACGTGCAATGACTCAGCCACCCGTGCCTTGTCCCTCTCCCAATCTGGTCTGATGTCCAGGAGAACGAAACCTTCAGAGCTCATTGCCATGGCTGCCTCCTTCGGTGGTATTGGCCTGACAGCACCAGACTGTATGAGCTCCCTGCCATTTATGGACGCTGCTTTGACCTGAAATTTTGTTGGCCTAGGTCTGGTGGAGGTAAGTGGAGGCTTAGGTTGTTTGCCATGCTTAGAAGTGTATGGATAGAAGTGGTTCAGTTGAAGTGccatctctctatctctctcttatCATCAACTTTCTTTTGTCAACAAATCTTGTCTGCTCTTGAGATATTTGTTATTCTGTTTCTTGCTTTCTGTTATTTCCACCTTTATATGGATTCCAAGAATTCTTTGCAAGGACATCCCTGGTAGCATAAAACAAAGAGTCCAGAACAGGAATTGTAAACAGATAGCAGCGTGAAGGGCAACACTTCGATGAATTAGTACCTATGATAGCAACCAAGAACATCAGCAAATAGAAAGATGAAAGACTGCCTATTCTCTGTATCCATAATATTCAAGTGTGTAATGATTTTCTAGCACATCACCTTCCTGAGAAATTCTAAGAGTTAGTGCTCAAATTAGCTGTCATGGTAACATTTTCCTTCACCATGTTCATAATTAACCCTCATCTTGAAATTTCGCCTTTAAATTCATACAATAACGAGGACgtattgtttttcttgaaacgtctccattttttcataaatttgagTGGGTATGCTTAATATTGTTGGGGGATCTAGGTGAGAACTTATTTTCTTTGAGGATGTAGTTGAGAATCATGTGCTGGTTTAACAAGTTTTAATTACAAAAGCGACCATCGCATCTTCCCCGCCATACCTTGCAAGTCTCCTAACAGTAGCTGTGAACTGGTGGTCAAGATAGAGTGGGGGCTCAAAGGGAATGAGGGTattgcataaaattataaatgagatatttttttattttttatatatatttgacaaGTGGGATACTAGGGCAaccttcattttatatttgaagctttttttattaaataaaagctattttcatatataattgataaatatactttacttatttttaaagttttttttttttattaaatgaaaatctTGAACCATTACCCAAATAAACTCTTAACTTAAACCGGCGGTTAAGGGAAAACCACATTTCAGCAGTAACTGCTAATCTCCCTATAGTTTTAAGagcaacaaaaaattaaaaaaaaaaaaatgatcatcttTGTTCTTTATACCACACACTACTTTGATGAATTATCTACAAGAAAAGAAGCAAAGACCAATTCTACACTTCTTATGTTCAATAATTTTACTACGTTTCTCtacacaaaaaaacatttaataatttacaaaataaagattaaaatatcaattattgtAGTTGcacatacaaaatattaattaatcatagAATACAAGTGTTGTCAAAGTGACTTGTACTATAGCATATCTTTCATTGCTTGTAAggatttttaaatagatttagcTCGGAAGGATACATGCctgatatataatattttaaatagatttttttattattaatatggatattcAAATCTGCTTGTATACACATCGATTAATTCTATAGGCTATgaaattaacaaccatgtaaataTTCAGTGACCATAAAATTTATGGAACTCGAACTAGTTAACCTTCTAATGAAGCAGATAAGatctgattaattaaattatacttctaaaattattttaaatagatttttaattcCCACACAACTCTTCATTA includes:
- the LOC118048433 gene encoding probable pyridoxal 5'-phosphate synthase subunit PDX1; protein product: MAGTGVVAVYGNGTITETKKSPFSVKVGLAQMLRGGVIMDVVTAEQARIAEEAGACAVMALERVPADIRAQGGVARMSDPQLIKEIKQAVTIPVMAKARIGHFVEAQILEAIGVDYVDESEVLTLADEDNHINKHNFRIPFVCGCRNLGEALRRIREGAAMIRTKGEAGTGNVIEAVRHVRSVMGDIRMLRNMDDDEVFTFAKKIAAPYDLVMQTKQLGRLPVVQFAAGGVATPADAALMMQLGCDGVFVGSGVFKSGDPVKRGRAIVQAVTHYSDPELLAEVSCGLGEAMVGLNLNDKKVERFASRSD
- the LOC118048434 gene encoding rhodanese-like domain-containing protein 10, which translates into the protein MALQLNHFYPYTSKHGKQPKPPLTSTRPRPTKFQVKAASINGRELIQSGAVRPIPPKEAAMAMSSEGFVLLDIRPDWERDKARVAESLHVPLFVKDMDSSPLTLLKKWVHFGYIGLWTGQNFTTMNPDFLQQVEAKVPDKDVKLLVACGEGLRSIMAASKLYAGGFKNLGWLAGGFNRSAVSDFPAVEGSEKLQYATIGGVSYFFLQLLILLQAVGKDD